The following are encoded together in the Patescibacteria group bacterium genome:
- a CDS encoding elongation factor Ts has product PSSDLGDEPRARELLSKRGAEMAEKKSERQTKSGIVNAYVHANQRIGVLLELYCETDFVARNENFKDLAHEICLHIAAVAPQSNEELLAQPFIKDSAKTVQNVITDAVGKLGENIKLGKFSRFEI; this is encoded by the coding sequence CACCCTCTTCCGATCTGGGCGACGAACCTCGCGCCCGGGAGCTTTTGAGCAAACGCGGCGCGGAAATGGCCGAAAAAAAATCGGAACGGCAAACCAAAAGCGGCATAGTCAACGCCTATGTCCATGCCAATCAGCGGATCGGCGTCTTGTTGGAACTCTATTGCGAGACGGATTTTGTGGCGCGCAACGAGAATTTTAAGGACTTGGCGCACGAAATTTGCCTGCATATCGCGGCCGTTGCCCCTCAGAGCAATGAAGAATTGCTGGCTCAGCCTTTTATCAAGGATTCCGCCAAGACCGTTCAGAATGTCATCACCGACGCGGTGGGGAAGCTTGGCGAGAACATAAAGCTGGGCAAATTCAGCCGATTCGAGATCTAA
- a CDS encoding tetratricopeptide repeat protein — translation MSWITILGIIIFIGGLGGVIFFVARKIPSLAKLSREPQPSLNGKLGEEIKARLHGLKYSNFLPMALSQLEKSLRRLRLFVLKLDNLFVAWIKSSREKSDVWTIRSRAWMEHRRLKKKEKTQLLEQLDKAEVSHTIKKIEQEVAKDEDSAFKEKVEIVNAVEEEKVIEPVLSEPVEQEEEEEILTVTEEEKKYIDAIAENPKDLKAYRALCDIYYNQQSYSDARACFRQVLKLDPTDEQTKVKLEKIKGLRSVRKK, via the coding sequence ATGTCTTGGATAACCATATTGGGGATAATCATATTTATCGGCGGGCTGGGGGGAGTGATTTTTTTCGTCGCGCGGAAAATCCCGTCTTTGGCAAAATTGTCCCGCGAGCCCCAGCCTTCGCTTAACGGCAAGCTGGGTGAAGAAATAAAAGCGCGGCTACACGGGCTCAAATACTCTAATTTTTTGCCGATGGCCTTGAGCCAGCTGGAAAAGAGCTTGCGCAGGCTCCGTTTGTTCGTTTTAAAACTGGACAATCTTTTCGTGGCCTGGATAAAGTCATCGCGCGAGAAATCGGACGTCTGGACAATCAGATCCCGCGCCTGGATGGAACACAGGCGGCTCAAAAAAAAGGAGAAAACCCAGCTTTTGGAACAGCTGGATAAGGCAGAGGTTTCCCATACCATCAAGAAAATCGAACAAGAGGTGGCCAAGGACGAAGACAGCGCTTTCAAGGAGAAAGTGGAAATAGTCAACGCCGTGGAAGAAGAAAAAGTTATCGAGCCGGTCTTGTCCGAACCGGTCGAGCAGGAAGAAGAGGAGGAAATACTGACTGTGACCGAAGAAGAAAAGAAGTATATCGACGCCATCGCGGAAAATCCCAAGGATCTGAAGGCTTACCGGGCTCTTTGCGACATCTATTACAATCAACAAAGCTATTCCGACGCCCGGGCTTGCTTCCGCCAAGTTTTGAAGCTTGATCCCACGGACGAACAGACAAAAGTGAAGCTGGAAAAAATCAAGGGCCTTCGCAGCGTGAGGAAGAAGTAA
- a CDS encoding AIR synthase-related protein, with product MAKKMTYAGVGVDYDSMDPFKRMTQIVGRETAANIRRLNDGEFREVETSRGESAYLIEAKKSYFAHVEEGLGTKNLVADAMYALTGKTYYDRIAQDAVAMIVNDMITLGALPLSVAMHLAVGTSDWFNDQKRCRDLVEGWKNACNLARCVWGGGETPTLKGVVVPEAVVLSGSAMGLIKPKERLITADKIQHDDAIVIIESSGIHANGLTLARKIADKLPDGYLTKLSDGRTYGETLLDPTHIYVGLLEDCLDRGVDIHYAVNITGHGWRKSMRATQPFAYIIERLPEKLPIFDFLQKHGPIDDFEAYGNLNMGAGFALYVSGSDVQAVIDVAASHKIGAFRAGYIKKNRKRKVVIKPKDIKYLSSTLRVR from the coding sequence ATGGCGAAAAAGATGACTTATGCCGGTGTCGGCGTGGATTACGATTCAATGGATCCTTTCAAGCGCATGACGCAAATAGTCGGCCGGGAAACGGCCGCAAACATTCGTCGACTCAACGACGGTGAGTTCCGGGAGGTCGAAACGAGCCGAGGTGAGAGCGCTTATCTCATCGAGGCGAAGAAAAGCTACTTCGCTCATGTTGAAGAAGGCCTGGGCACTAAAAACCTGGTCGCCGATGCAATGTACGCGCTGACCGGCAAGACTTACTACGACCGGATCGCGCAGGACGCGGTAGCTATGATCGTGAACGATATGATCACGCTCGGTGCGTTGCCCCTTTCGGTGGCAATGCATTTGGCTGTCGGGACCTCGGATTGGTTCAACGATCAGAAGCGGTGCCGAGACCTTGTTGAAGGATGGAAAAATGCCTGCAATTTGGCGCGGTGCGTCTGGGGCGGCGGCGAAACGCCAACGCTCAAGGGAGTAGTGGTTCCGGAAGCGGTTGTGCTTTCCGGCTCGGCAATGGGTCTGATAAAGCCGAAGGAGCGGCTCATCACGGCCGACAAAATCCAGCATGATGACGCGATCGTGATCATCGAGAGCTCCGGCATCCACGCTAACGGTCTCACATTGGCGAGAAAGATCGCCGACAAGCTGCCCGACGGCTATCTCACAAAACTCAGCGACGGCAGGACTTACGGCGAAACGCTTCTCGATCCCACTCATATTTATGTCGGGCTTCTCGAGGACTGTCTCGACCGCGGCGTGGATATCCATTACGCAGTGAACATCACGGGCCATGGCTGGCGTAAGTCGATGCGCGCAACGCAGCCTTTTGCCTATATTATCGAGCGTCTTCCCGAAAAACTCCCAATTTTCGACTTTTTGCAAAAGCACGGGCCGATAGACGATTTCGAGGCTTACGGCAACTTGAACATGGGCGCAGGATTTGCCCTTTATGTTTCGGGGTCGGATGTGCAAGCGGTTATAGATGTCGCGGCTTCCCACAAAATCGGTGCGTTTCGCGCCGGGTACATCAAGAAAAATCGCAAGAGGAAGGTTGTTATCAAGCCTAAGGACATTAAATATCTTAGTTCAACGCTCAGAGTTCGTTAA
- a CDS encoding tyrosine--tRNA ligase, which produces MSIEEKLNLIKRNTEEILTEEELGELLKTKKEPVVYLGYAPTGRPHIGYLIPAMKIKDFVNAGLKVKILLADIHAHLDNLKSPLELLAKRVEFYKQELSALYKSIGTDISKIEFIKGSDYQLGKEYSLDMYRLAAQTSAERAKHAAAEVVKFGDAPKLGGFLYPLLQTLDEEHLGADIQYGGVDQRKIFGFARESHPKIGQQKRIEIMTPMLPGIDGGKMSASEAGSKIDLLDSEAEIAAKIKKAYCPEGDLKDNGIMVFMKYVIMALKEDKGEKLAVERPEKFGGNVEYANYADLENDFADKKLHPEDLKKALAKELVKILAPVREAMEGKEDLIKEAYPESG; this is translated from the coding sequence ATGAGCATCGAAGAAAAGCTCAATTTAATAAAACGCAATACGGAAGAGATTCTGACGGAAGAAGAGCTGGGAGAACTTTTAAAAACCAAAAAAGAACCGGTCGTTTATTTGGGCTACGCGCCAACGGGCCGGCCGCATATCGGCTATCTTATCCCGGCGATGAAGATCAAGGATTTCGTGAATGCGGGCTTGAAGGTGAAGATCTTGTTGGCCGATATACATGCGCATTTGGACAACCTGAAAAGTCCGCTGGAACTTTTGGCTAAGAGAGTGGAATTTTATAAGCAGGAATTGTCGGCGCTGTATAAATCCATTGGCACTGATATCTCTAAGATCGAATTCATTAAGGGCAGCGATTATCAGCTGGGCAAGGAATATTCTTTGGATATGTATCGTCTGGCCGCCCAGACGAGCGCCGAGCGCGCCAAACACGCGGCGGCGGAGGTTGTTAAATTCGGCGACGCGCCAAAGCTGGGCGGGTTTTTATACCCTTTGCTGCAAACGCTGGACGAAGAGCATTTGGGCGCGGATATCCAATACGGCGGAGTGGATCAGCGAAAAATTTTCGGCTTTGCCCGCGAATCGCATCCCAAGATCGGCCAGCAAAAACGGATCGAAATCATGACGCCGATGCTGCCGGGAATCGACGGCGGAAAAATGAGCGCGTCGGAAGCCGGCTCAAAAATAGACCTGCTGGACAGCGAAGCGGAAATCGCCGCCAAGATCAAGAAGGCCTATTGCCCCGAGGGTGATCTGAAAGACAACGGGATTATGGTGTTCATGAAATATGTTATTATGGCGCTGAAGGAGGATAAGGGAGAAAAATTAGCGGTTGAACGGCCGGAAAAATTCGGCGGAAATGTGGAATATGCTAATTACGCGGATTTGGAGAATGATTTTGCCGACAAAAAACTGCATCCGGAAGACCTGAAGAAAGCACTGGCCAAAGAATTGGTAAAAATTTTAGCGCCGGTGAGGGAAGCGATGGAAGGCAAGGAGGATTTGATAAAAGAAGCGTATCCGGAGAGTGGCTAA
- the rpmG gene encoding 50S ribosomal protein L33, translated as MSQDNIIKLQCKECKRINHWTRKNKRKVERKIELKKHCPWCGKHTMHKELKK; from the coding sequence ATGTCTCAAGACAATATCATCAAATTACAGTGCAAAGAATGCAAACGCATCAATCACTGGACAAGAAAGAACAAGCGCAAAGTTGAGCGCAAGATCGAGCTCAAAAAGCATTGCCCGTGGTGCGGCAAGCACACGATGCACAAGGAACTCAAAAAATAG
- a CDS encoding four helix bundle protein, whose product MFRFETLEIWKLAIAYGRRLYKIAEKFPKTETFALADQLKRAAVSVSNNIAEGSGGTDKDFSNFLNISIKSILETVNILHFAQELNYINLAAKDEHYQEAEVLIKRIRAFKKALLP is encoded by the coding sequence ATGTTTCGGTTTGAAACTTTGGAAATATGGAAATTAGCGATCGCTTATGGAAGGCGGCTTTATAAGATTGCGGAAAAATTTCCCAAAACCGAAACATTTGCTTTGGCGGACCAGCTAAAAAGGGCTGCTGTTTCCGTTTCCAACAATATTGCGGAAGGTTCCGGCGGAACAGATAAAGATTTTTCCAATTTCCTGAATATCTCGATTAAATCAATTTTGGAAACGGTGAATATTTTGCATTTCGCCCAAGAATTAAATTACATCAATTTGGCGGCAAAAGATGAGCATTACCAAGAAGCGGAGGTTTTGATCAAAAGGATTAGAGCTTTTAAAAAAGCTCTGTTGCCATAA
- a CDS encoding ATP-binding protein, with protein sequence MQEETGVILFELWDSEDKLVGHTGELDQFPQSFITKAEENFRENGFRNIYRKTDQGSVRLIVRDDDQTFQGTKWVNRGCQIYLSLIPQLKQLEKSQRQHFDSIIKRFAHNLIKFQIRFKGNFSRLISDNARSRPFSEFQEEVKRMIESNTSIAAQDVCQISHRAVDLDAQIETLGIISGYADVSSAENKIKVSLQKTIYRLVNPFVDELRGRGIIINNSIPSVVTGEDKVLVDPTLLNAAVWQLLDNISKYARDNSQIDITADLRALPQKLEFSMISVRIDEDEKELIFLERKKGRHAKGKAENGIGLFIVKKALSLMGAKIYALSEGEDKDYKDFKYSKNRFVIEFEKR encoded by the coding sequence ATGCAAGAAGAAACAGGGGTAATCCTATTTGAGTTGTGGGATTCAGAGGATAAATTAGTCGGCCACACTGGAGAACTTGATCAGTTTCCTCAATCTTTTATAACAAAAGCAGAAGAAAACTTCCGGGAAAACGGATTTCGTAATATATACAGAAAGACAGACCAAGGGTCGGTTCGCTTAATAGTAAGAGACGATGATCAAACATTTCAAGGAACTAAATGGGTTAATCGAGGTTGCCAAATTTATTTGAGCTTGATTCCTCAATTAAAACAGCTTGAGAAAAGTCAGAGACAACATTTTGATTCAATTATTAAACGTTTTGCCCATAATCTAATTAAGTTTCAGATCAGATTTAAGGGCAATTTTTCTCGTTTAATATCCGATAACGCTCGTTCTCGTCCGTTTTCGGAGTTTCAAGAAGAAGTAAAAAGGATGATTGAGTCAAATACGAGTATTGCCGCCCAAGATGTGTGTCAAATCTCTCATCGGGCAGTTGATCTAGATGCGCAAATAGAAACTTTGGGTATCATCTCTGGCTATGCGGACGTGTCTAGTGCAGAGAATAAAATAAAAGTCAGTTTACAGAAAACTATTTATAGGCTTGTTAATCCTTTTGTTGATGAATTAAGGGGCCGGGGCATTATTATTAATAATTCCATTCCTTCTGTTGTCACTGGTGAAGATAAAGTGCTCGTTGATCCAACCTTATTAAACGCTGCCGTTTGGCAATTACTGGACAATATTAGTAAGTATGCAAGGGATAATTCGCAGATTGATATTACAGCCGATTTACGTGCTCTTCCTCAAAAATTAGAATTTTCAATGATTAGTGTGCGAATAGATGAGGACGAGAAGGAGCTGATATTCCTTGAAAGAAAAAAAGGCAGACATGCCAAAGGAAAGGCTGAAAATGGTATTGGCTTATTTATTGTTAAAAAAGCACTCTCTTTAATGGGGGCTAAGATATATGCGTTAAGTGAAGGAGAAGACAAAGATTATAAGGATTTCAAATACTCTAAGAATCGTTTCGTTATAGAATTTGAAAAAAGATAG
- a CDS encoding CPBP family glutamic-type intramembrane protease yields the protein MSISSSIRRHPVLSYYLLVFTISWGGILILIGGPGNIPGTKEQAEKLFIPALLIMFAGPFVSGILMNFFIDGKEGLRRLLSRFLQWRVEARWYAVAALTGPLLVAAVLFGLSFFNQLFLPGIITVSGRVALLLFGLGWGLVGGGLLEETGWTGFATPRLRQRYDILSTGLIVGVLWGIWHFMIAIWSSNYLGGLKSWVMFTAGFITFYLLALPAYRVLLVWVFDRTGGSLPVIMLMHAMLSASTLILQPLATGTVSFIWNLVLSLVLWIVVAIVIMNKRRQLLQKPIL from the coding sequence ATGAGTATCTCGAGTTCTATTAGGCGTCATCCGGTTTTATCTTATTACCTTCTGGTGTTTACCATTTCATGGGGCGGCATCCTTATCCTTATCGGTGGGCCTGGTAATATCCCGGGCACCAAAGAGCAAGCCGAGAAGCTGTTTATTCCCGCACTCCTCATTATGTTCGCTGGTCCATTCGTCTCTGGTATCCTTATGAATTTTTTTATTGACGGCAAAGAAGGGCTTCGTAGGCTTCTATCCCGGTTTTTGCAATGGCGGGTTGAAGCGCGCTGGTACGCTGTAGCGGCCTTAACGGGCCCGCTTCTTGTCGCTGCGGTACTCTTTGGACTTTCGTTTTTTAACCAATTATTTCTCCCGGGAATTATCACGGTAAGCGGTAGGGTCGCGTTATTATTATTCGGTCTCGGATGGGGGCTCGTAGGCGGGGGGTTGCTAGAGGAAACCGGTTGGACCGGATTTGCGACACCCAGACTGCGGCAGCGATACGATATTTTATCCACCGGATTGATTGTTGGCGTCCTTTGGGGCATATGGCACTTCATGATAGCTATATGGTCTAGCAATTATTTAGGCGGCTTGAAATCCTGGGTTATGTTTACGGCAGGATTCATTACTTTTTATTTGCTGGCGCTTCCCGCATACAGGGTGCTTTTAGTGTGGGTTTTTGACCGGACCGGAGGAAGCTTGCCTGTGATAATGCTCATGCACGCAATGCTTTCCGCGAGTACGCTGATTCTCCAGCCGTTAGCGACGGGTACGGTCAGTTTTATATGGAATTTAGTCCTGAGCTTGGTATTGTGGATTGTTGTTGCCATAGTCATTATGAACAAGCGCAGACAGTTATTGCAGAAACCTATTTTGTAA